A stretch of the Pan troglodytes isolate AG18354 chromosome 20, NHGRI_mPanTro3-v2.0_pri, whole genome shotgun sequence genome encodes the following:
- the CD33 gene encoding myeloid cell surface antigen CD33 isoform X4, translating to MPLLLLLPLLWAGALAMDPKIRLQVQESVTVQEGLCVLVPCTFFHPIPYYDKNSPVHGYWFREGPIVSGDSPVATNKPDQEVQEETQGRFRLLGDLSRNNCSLSIVDARRRDNGSYFFRMERGSTKYSYKSPQLSVHVTDLTHRPKILIPGALDPGHSKNLTCSVSWACEQGTPPIFSWLSAAPTSLGPRTTHSSVLIITPRPQDHGTNLTCQVKFAGAGVTTERTIQLNVTYVPQNPTTGIFPGDGSGKQETRAGVVHGAVGGAGITALLALCLCLIFFIVKTHRRKAARTAVGRNDTHPTTGPASPKHQKKSKLHGPTETSSYSGAAPTVEMDEELHYASLNFHGMNPSKDTSTEYSEVRTQ from the exons ATGccgctgctgctactgctgcccCTGCTGTGGGCAG GGGCCCTGGCTATGGATCCAAAAATCCGGCTGCAAGTGCAGGAGTCAGTGACGGTACAGGAGGGTTTGTGCGTCCTCGTGCCCTGCACTTTCTTCCATCCCATACCCTACTACGACAAGAATTCCCCAGTTCATGGTTACTGGTTCCGGGAAGGACCCATTGTATCCGGGGACTCTCCAGTGGCCACAAACAAGCCAGATCAAGAAGTACAGGAGGAGACTCAGGGCAGATTCCGCCTCCTTGGGGATCTCAGTAGGAACAACTGCTCCCTGAGCATCGTAGACGCCAGGAGGAGGGATAATGGTTCATACTTCTTTCGGATGGAGAGAGGAAGTACCAAATACAGTTACAAATCTCCCCAGCTCTCTGTGCATGTGACAG ACTTGACCCACAGGCCCAAAATCCTCATCCCTGGCGCCCTAGACCCCGGCCACTCCAAAAACCTGACCTGCTCTGTGTCCTGGGCCTGTGAGCAGGGAACACCCCCGATCTTCTCCTGGTTGTcagctgcccccacctccctgggCCCCAGGACTACTCACTCCTCGGTGCTCATAATCACCCCACGGCCCCAGGACCACGGCACCAACCTGACCTGTCAGGTGAAGTTCGCTGGAGCTGGTGTGACTACGGAGAGAACCATCCAGCTCAATGTCACCT aTGTTCCACAGAACCCAACAACTGGTATCTTTCCAGGAGATGGCTCAG GGAAACAAGAGACCAGAGCAGGAGTGGTTCATGGGGCCGTTGGAGGAGCTGGTATTACAGCCCTGCTCGCTCTTTGTCTCTGCCTCATCTTCTTCAT AGTGAAGACCCACAGGAGGAAAGCAGCCAGGACAGCAGTGGGCAGGAATGACACCCACCCTACCACAGGGCCAGCCTCCCCG AAACACCAGAAGAAGTCCAAGTTACATGGCCCCACTGAAACCTCAAGCTATTCAGGTGCCGCCCCTACTGTGGAGATGGATGAGGAGCTGCATTATGCTTCCCTCAACTTTCATGGGATGAATCCTTCCAAGGACACCTCCACCGAATACTCAGAGGTCAGGACCCAGTGA
- the CD33 gene encoding myeloid cell surface antigen CD33 isoform X3 — MPLLLLLPLLWAGALAMDPKIRLQVQESVTVQEGLCVLVPCTFFHPIPYYDKNSPVHGYWFREGPIVSGDSPVATNKPDQEVQEETQGRFRLLGDLSRNNCSLSIVDARRRDNGSYFFRMERGSTKYSYKSPQLSVHVTDLTHRPKILIPGALDPGHSKNLTCSVSWACEQGTPPIFSWLSAAPTSLGPRTTHSSVLIITPRPQDHGTNLTCQVKFAGAGVTTERTIQLNVTYVPQNPTTGIFPGDGSGKQETRAGVVHGAVGGAGITALLALCLCLIFFIPSFQAHNNGPTA, encoded by the exons ATGccgctgctgctactgctgcccCTGCTGTGGGCAG GGGCCCTGGCTATGGATCCAAAAATCCGGCTGCAAGTGCAGGAGTCAGTGACGGTACAGGAGGGTTTGTGCGTCCTCGTGCCCTGCACTTTCTTCCATCCCATACCCTACTACGACAAGAATTCCCCAGTTCATGGTTACTGGTTCCGGGAAGGACCCATTGTATCCGGGGACTCTCCAGTGGCCACAAACAAGCCAGATCAAGAAGTACAGGAGGAGACTCAGGGCAGATTCCGCCTCCTTGGGGATCTCAGTAGGAACAACTGCTCCCTGAGCATCGTAGACGCCAGGAGGAGGGATAATGGTTCATACTTCTTTCGGATGGAGAGAGGAAGTACCAAATACAGTTACAAATCTCCCCAGCTCTCTGTGCATGTGACAG ACTTGACCCACAGGCCCAAAATCCTCATCCCTGGCGCCCTAGACCCCGGCCACTCCAAAAACCTGACCTGCTCTGTGTCCTGGGCCTGTGAGCAGGGAACACCCCCGATCTTCTCCTGGTTGTcagctgcccccacctccctgggCCCCAGGACTACTCACTCCTCGGTGCTCATAATCACCCCACGGCCCCAGGACCACGGCACCAACCTGACCTGTCAGGTGAAGTTCGCTGGAGCTGGTGTGACTACGGAGAGAACCATCCAGCTCAATGTCACCT aTGTTCCACAGAACCCAACAACTGGTATCTTTCCAGGAGATGGCTCAG GGAAACAAGAGACCAGAGCAGGAGTGGTTCATGGGGCCGTTGGAGGAGCTGGTATTACAGCCCTGCTCGCTCTTTGTCTCTGCCTCATCTTCTTCAT TCCCTCATTCCAGGCTCATAACAATGGCCCCACAGCCTGA
- the CD33 gene encoding myeloid cell surface antigen CD33 isoform X1, protein MPLLLLLPLLWAGALAMDPKIRLQVQESVTVQEGLCVLVPCTFFHPIPYYDKNSPVHGYWFREGPIVSGDSPVATNKPDQEVQEETQGRFRLLGDLSRNNCSLSIVDARRRDNGSYFFRMERGSTKYSYKSPQLSVHVTAAPTSLGPRTTHSSVLIITPRPQDHGTNLTCQVKFAGAGVTTERTIQLNVTYVPQNPTTGIFPGDGSGKQETRAGVVHGAVGGAGITALLALCLCLIFFIVKTHRRKAARTAVGRNDTHPTTGPASPKHQKKSKLHGPTETSSYSGAAPTVEMDEELHYASLNFHGMNPSKDTSTEYSEVRTQ, encoded by the exons ATGccgctgctgctactgctgcccCTGCTGTGGGCAG GGGCCCTGGCTATGGATCCAAAAATCCGGCTGCAAGTGCAGGAGTCAGTGACGGTACAGGAGGGTTTGTGCGTCCTCGTGCCCTGCACTTTCTTCCATCCCATACCCTACTACGACAAGAATTCCCCAGTTCATGGTTACTGGTTCCGGGAAGGACCCATTGTATCCGGGGACTCTCCAGTGGCCACAAACAAGCCAGATCAAGAAGTACAGGAGGAGACTCAGGGCAGATTCCGCCTCCTTGGGGATCTCAGTAGGAACAACTGCTCCCTGAGCATCGTAGACGCCAGGAGGAGGGATAATGGTTCATACTTCTTTCGGATGGAGAGAGGAAGTACCAAATACAGTTACAAATCTCCCCAGCTCTCTGTGCATGTGACAG ctgcccccacctccctgggCCCCAGGACTACTCACTCCTCGGTGCTCATAATCACCCCACGGCCCCAGGACCACGGCACCAACCTGACCTGTCAGGTGAAGTTCGCTGGAGCTGGTGTGACTACGGAGAGAACCATCCAGCTCAATGTCACCT aTGTTCCACAGAACCCAACAACTGGTATCTTTCCAGGAGATGGCTCAG GGAAACAAGAGACCAGAGCAGGAGTGGTTCATGGGGCCGTTGGAGGAGCTGGTATTACAGCCCTGCTCGCTCTTTGTCTCTGCCTCATCTTCTTCAT AGTGAAGACCCACAGGAGGAAAGCAGCCAGGACAGCAGTGGGCAGGAATGACACCCACCCTACCACAGGGCCAGCCTCCCCG AAACACCAGAAGAAGTCCAAGTTACATGGCCCCACTGAAACCTCAAGCTATTCAGGTGCCGCCCCTACTGTGGAGATGGATGAGGAGCTGCATTATGCTTCCCTCAACTTTCATGGGATGAATCCTTCCAAGGACACCTCCACCGAATACTCAGAGGTCAGGACCCAGTGA
- the CD33 gene encoding myeloid cell surface antigen CD33 isoform X2, whose translation MPLLLLLPLLWAGALAMDPKIRLQVQESVTVQEGLCVLVPCTFFHPIPYYDKNSPVHGYWFREGPIVSGDSPVATNKPDQEVQEETQGRFRLLGDLSRNNCSLSIVDARRRDNGSYFFRMERGSTKYSYKSPQLSVHVTDLTHRPKILIPGALDPGHSKNLTCSVSWACEQGTPPIFSWLSAAPTSLGPRTTHSSVLIITPRPQDHGTNLTCQVKFAGAGVTTERTIQLNVTYVPQNPTTGIFPGDGSGKQETRAGVVHGAVGGAGITALLALCLCLIFFMLITMAPQPEKTRLKDPGVSHQSEDPQEESSQDSSGQE comes from the exons ATGccgctgctgctactgctgcccCTGCTGTGGGCAG GGGCCCTGGCTATGGATCCAAAAATCCGGCTGCAAGTGCAGGAGTCAGTGACGGTACAGGAGGGTTTGTGCGTCCTCGTGCCCTGCACTTTCTTCCATCCCATACCCTACTACGACAAGAATTCCCCAGTTCATGGTTACTGGTTCCGGGAAGGACCCATTGTATCCGGGGACTCTCCAGTGGCCACAAACAAGCCAGATCAAGAAGTACAGGAGGAGACTCAGGGCAGATTCCGCCTCCTTGGGGATCTCAGTAGGAACAACTGCTCCCTGAGCATCGTAGACGCCAGGAGGAGGGATAATGGTTCATACTTCTTTCGGATGGAGAGAGGAAGTACCAAATACAGTTACAAATCTCCCCAGCTCTCTGTGCATGTGACAG ACTTGACCCACAGGCCCAAAATCCTCATCCCTGGCGCCCTAGACCCCGGCCACTCCAAAAACCTGACCTGCTCTGTGTCCTGGGCCTGTGAGCAGGGAACACCCCCGATCTTCTCCTGGTTGTcagctgcccccacctccctgggCCCCAGGACTACTCACTCCTCGGTGCTCATAATCACCCCACGGCCCCAGGACCACGGCACCAACCTGACCTGTCAGGTGAAGTTCGCTGGAGCTGGTGTGACTACGGAGAGAACCATCCAGCTCAATGTCACCT aTGTTCCACAGAACCCAACAACTGGTATCTTTCCAGGAGATGGCTCAG GGAAACAAGAGACCAGAGCAGGAGTGGTTCATGGGGCCGTTGGAGGAGCTGGTATTACAGCCCTGCTCGCTCTTTGTCTCTGCCTCATCTTCTTCAT GCTCATAACAATGGCCCCACAGCCTGAGAAAACCAGGCTCAAAGACCCTGGTGTCTCCCATCAGAGTGAAGACCCACAGGAGGAAAGCAGCCAGGACAGCAGTGGGCAGGAATGA